In the genome of Amia ocellicauda isolate fAmiCal2 chromosome 3, fAmiCal2.hap1, whole genome shotgun sequence, one region contains:
- the LOC136747155 gene encoding olfactory receptor 52K2-like — translation MDSFSIPSNGVYPAFILGMLNYCTILFCNLVILLTIALDKRLHEPMYLLLINLPINDLMGATAFFPQFLKEIILDSKSISYPACVSQAFFIHMYAVASVLILTVMAYDRYVAICLPLRYNTIMTDNFLQKIIILVWMVDFIMIVVLFSLVLRFPRCRSLISNPYCDNPSLIRLVCADTSINNIYGLFITAFLQVLSIGTVIYTYLQILFTCLKNKQSDTKSKAMQTCATHLVVFIVFEITGFITIVSYRFETFSTYSRKIIAVFVIMFPSTLNPIIYGLKTKEIRRRIPLVFRRRVTPF, via the coding sequence ATGGACAGCTTTTCTATACCTTCTAATGGTGTCTACCCTGCCTTTATTTTGGGAATGCTAAATTACTGTACAATTCTATTCTGTAATTTGGTTATTCTTCTCACAATTGCTCTGGATAAGCGATTACATGAACCAATGTACCTGTTGCTTATCAATCTACCCATCAATGACTTAATGGGAGCCACTGCCTTTTTCCCTCAGTTTTTAAAAGAAATTATACTGGATTCAAAGTCAATAAGTTATCCAGCCTGTGTTAGCCAGGCTTTCTTCATACACATGTATGCAGTTGCTTCTGTGCTGATATTGACAGTAATGGCATATGATAGATATGTAGCAATCTGTTTGCCTTTAAGGTACAATACAATCATGACGGACAATTTTCTACAGAAAATCATCATTCTGGTCTGGATGGTGGATTTCATTATGATAGTTGTGCTGTTTTCTTTGGTTCTTCGGTTTCCTAGATGCCGATCCTTGATTTCTAACCCTTACTGTGACAACCCATCTCTGATAAGGCTGGTCTGTGCTGATACCAGCATTAATAATATCTATGGGCTGTTTATAACCgcttttcttcaggtgctctCTATAGGTACAGTCATCTACACGTACCTGCAGATACTGTTCACTTGTCTGAAGAACAAGCAGTCGGACACAAAGAGCAAAGCTATGCAGACTTGTGCTACTCATTTAGTTGTCTTCATTGTTTTTGAAATCACTGGTTTCATAACAATTGTTTCATACCgttttgaaacattttcaaCGTATTCAAGGAAAATCATTGCCGTCTTTGTCATAATGTTTCCATCAACACTGAACCCAATCATATATGGCCTTAAAACTAAAGAGATCAGAAGAAGAATACCACTGGTTTTCAGACGAAGGGTGACACCCTTCTAA